Proteins from a genomic interval of Narcine bancroftii isolate sNarBan1 chromosome 12, sNarBan1.hap1, whole genome shotgun sequence:
- the mettl9 gene encoding protein-L-histidine N-pros-methyltransferase, with protein sequence MWSSQYVRSPLTRTLLLNMQDPDPEDRDRLQWYVCDTQSLPMHLRPLFIQSHLDAGTREFLRQCSEKSNWLFVQIYYSLVTSVFGLFMSKTSINGLLGRGSMFIFSEDQLLRLLRVEPDWRARRVLDLGAGDGEVTKIISPRVEEVYVTEVSPTMKWQLRKKGYR encoded by the exons ATGTGGAGCAGTCAGTACGTGCGGAGCCCCCTCACCCGCACCCTGCTCCTCAACATGCAGGACCCGGACCCCGAGGACCGGGACAGGTTGCAG TGGTACGTCTGTGACACACAATCACTGCCAATGCATCTGCGGCCGCTCTTCATTCAGAGTCACCTGGATGCAGGAACACGGGAGTTCTTGAGGCAGTGCTCGGAGAAGTCCAACTGGCTCTTCGTCCAGATTTATTACTCCTTGGTCACTTCTGTGTTTGGGCTGTTCATGTCCAAAACTTCAATCAACGG GCTGCTGGGGCGGGGCTCGATGTTCATTTTCTCCGAAGATCAGCTGTTGCGCCTGCTGCGTGTGGAACCGGACTGGAGGGCCCGCAGGGTGCTGGACCTTGGCGCCGGGGACGGCGAGGTGACCAAGATCATCAGCCCACGTGTGGAAGAGGTCTATGTGACAGAGGTGTCTCCCACCATGAAGTGGCAGCTGAGAAAGAAGGGGTACAGGTAA